The genomic window CGGCGCGGGGCCGAAGCCTCCCCCGCCTGTGCTGGGAGGAGAGGCTTGCGTGCGCGCGAGTGTGTGTGTCCAACCCGTGCTGTGGGGGCGCCGATTATGATTTGGGACTGAGGGTGCAGCAAATCACGAGCGGGGGGCGGCTTCTGGGTGTGAAAGGGAGGGGGGAGTAGggtatgtgtttgtatatgtacGTGAACGTGAGGATTTAATGCCCAGGGGAATGTTTCCTGTTTATTAGTGTATTGGGGGTTGCACAGCGCTATATGTGTGTTTGCGGTTGTGTGTCTGTGTAAATGTGCTTGGTATGGCCGTGTATACGAGTACATTTGTGAGGGAAAGTGTACGTGagtgcgtgtttgtgtgtgcgcgcgtgtggaAGCGTGTTTGTAAAGCTGAGTGTAGGCGCGGATGTGTGTGCTGTTTGCGTAGGAGTTTCCGTGTGAGTGGCAATGGACCAGAGCCAAAGTGGGTGCGCACTTAAGTGCTCTCGGGGGTGAGTCCGCAAGGGGAACCCCTCGAGTGGGTGCACTCAACTGCGCCTTGTGAGTGCCATCGCTCTCTGCGGCTCCTGGGGCAGCGCCCAGCCTGGGACTAGGGACTGGACCTGGGTCCCgccgcccccaccctgcccaaaTGCTCTGGGCCGAGGGGCGCCCCCGACGGGCCTCGAGGAATCCACGGGTCTCTGGACAGCGCAGGGTGACGGGGGCAGCCCGTGTGCACTGGTCCTTCCCAGCCGTCGGGGACACAGCGCTCCAGCCTCCCGCACAACATCGCCCTCGGTGGTGGCGTGTGGTGGGGATTTCCTCTGCTCGCCCCACCAGCCAGTCCCCCGGCTTTGGGAACAACACCAAAGCCTCCTCCAGGGGGAAGGCTTTGGCGATCTTGCTGGTGACTCGCTCGCCCCCAAATCGGGTACCTGACAGCGTTCGCGGCCCCAAGTGCACTCTAGCTCGGGGCTTGCGAGCGAAGGGGGGGCACTCCGGTGTGCCGGTGATTTTTGCCCCCTCCTCAATGTGGTCCCGTACTAGCTTCAGCATTTCTCTCCTACTCTAAACTTGCAGgagcggggaggtgggggcgggcagggagaagtggaggaagggggagagaggaggaaggtgagtgaccgggtggtggtggggggggggcagtgggggggaggACGTGCGAAGCCCTTCCGACCCACAAAAGGTGAAAGCTTGGAGAGGGCCGGGACCGAGCAGCGgggaagaaagagcaaaagaagggacaggaaaggcgagggagagaaagaggcgaaaaggaaagaaggagagtgaGCGGCGAGAGCGCAGAGAGCGCGAGCCGAGCGGAGTCGAgcgctggcggcggcggcggcggcggcggcgcggcgcggcgcggcgctCCGTTCCATCCGTAGTTCCGCGCCTGCTTTTGCCAGCGGCCGGCGGCGCGGGGCCCTTTGGAAATAGAATAGCCAATGTAATCTGACACTTCAACTTGCTCGGCTCCGGGCGAGTTGATTCACTTACTCACCCCCTAACGCCGAGTTCCTTTTCACTGTCTGTGGACATTAAAAAAGCGAGCGGCGGCGGGCGCCCGG from Acinonyx jubatus isolate Ajub_Pintada_27869175 chromosome D2, VMU_Ajub_asm_v1.0, whole genome shotgun sequence includes these protein-coding regions:
- the LOC113600194 gene encoding uncharacterized protein LOC113600194 is translated as MLKLVRDHIEEGAKITGTPECPPFARKPRARVHLGPRTLSGTRFGGERVTSKIAKAFPLEEALVLFPKPGDWLVGRAEEIPTTRHHRGRCCAGGWSAVSPTAGKDQCTRAAPVTLRCPETRGFLEARRGRPSAQSIWAGWGRRDPGPVPSPRLGAAPGAAESDGTHKAQLSAPTRGVPLADSPPRALKCAPTLALVHCHSHGNSYANSTHIRAYTQLYKHASTRAHTQTRTHVHFPSQMYSYTRPYQAHLHRHTTANTHIALCNPQYTNKQETFPWALNPHVHVHIQTHTLLPPPFHTQKPPPARDLLHPQSQIIIGAPTARVGHTHSRARKPLLPAQAGEASAPRRFRIPGVAGTPRSVFCSPPRCRRRGEEGSWNNKGSRGQRGASEVI